A genome region from Triticum aestivum cultivar Chinese Spring chromosome 2B, IWGSC CS RefSeq v2.1, whole genome shotgun sequence includes the following:
- the LOC123040962 gene encoding B3 domain-containing protein Os06g0194400 isoform X2, protein MAEPNSYEEQRRRQVEENKRKLEELRLHRLSAAVRDAAVKPMPNKELKLRYLRPPPAPTRRSGRVASLPKQPDYRDKKSPRGLPPDRVYATDEARDDAFTKAKELKNQLCSDHPSFIKPMTRSYATGCLLTIPRQFKKTYLSWFDEMIFLVDEEDGEFPVRYLAKRNAIGAGWALFAIAHKLADGDCLVFQLVQRTKFKVYIIRASSYYEKDNC, encoded by the exons ATGGCTGAACCCAACTCGTACGAGGAGCAGCGCAGGAGGCAGGTGGAGGAGAACAAGCGGAAGCTGGAGGAGCTGCGCCTGCACCGCCTCTCCGCCGCCGTCCGCGACGCCGCCGTCAAGCCCATGCCG AACAAGGAGCTGAAGCTGCGGTATCTTCGCCCGCCGCCGGCCCCGACCCGGCGGTCCGGCCGCGTCGCCAGTCTCCCCAAGCAACCAGATTACCGCGACAAGAAATCCCCGAG GGGATTACCACCTGATCGTGTGTACGCGACCGACGAAGCTAGAGACGACGCCTTCACCAAGGCCAAAGAGCTCAAGAACCAGCTGTGCTCTGACCACCCCTCTTTCATCAAGCCCATGACCCGTAGTTATGCCACGGGTTGCTTGCTG ACCATCCCGCGGCAATTCAAGAAGACTTATCTATCATGGTTTGATGAGATGATCTTTCTGGTGGATGAAGAGGATGGGGAGTTTCCCGTGCGTTACCTTGCCAAACGTAATGCCATCGGCGCTGGGTGGGCCTTGTTCGCCATCGCTCACAAGCTGGCTGATGGTGATTGCTTGGTGTTTCAGCTAGTTCAGAGGACAAAGTTCAAG GTCTACATTATTAGAGCAAGTTCCTACTACGAAAAGGACAATTGTTGA
- the LOC123040962 gene encoding B3 domain-containing protein Os06g0194400 isoform X1, whose translation MAEPNSYEEQRRRQVEENKRKLEELRLHRLSAAVRDAAVKPMPNKELKLRYLRPPPAPTRRSGRVASLPKQPDYRDKKSPRGLPPDRVYATDEARDDAFTKAKELKNQLCSDHPSFIKPMTRSYATGCLLTIPRQFKKTYLSWFDEMIFLVDEEDGEFPVRYLAKRNAIGAGWALFAIAHKLADGDCLVFQLVQRTKFKMQVYIIRASSYYEKDNC comes from the exons ATGGCTGAACCCAACTCGTACGAGGAGCAGCGCAGGAGGCAGGTGGAGGAGAACAAGCGGAAGCTGGAGGAGCTGCGCCTGCACCGCCTCTCCGCCGCCGTCCGCGACGCCGCCGTCAAGCCCATGCCG AACAAGGAGCTGAAGCTGCGGTATCTTCGCCCGCCGCCGGCCCCGACCCGGCGGTCCGGCCGCGTCGCCAGTCTCCCCAAGCAACCAGATTACCGCGACAAGAAATCCCCGAG GGGATTACCACCTGATCGTGTGTACGCGACCGACGAAGCTAGAGACGACGCCTTCACCAAGGCCAAAGAGCTCAAGAACCAGCTGTGCTCTGACCACCCCTCTTTCATCAAGCCCATGACCCGTAGTTATGCCACGGGTTGCTTGCTG ACCATCCCGCGGCAATTCAAGAAGACTTATCTATCATGGTTTGATGAGATGATCTTTCTGGTGGATGAAGAGGATGGGGAGTTTCCCGTGCGTTACCTTGCCAAACGTAATGCCATCGGCGCTGGGTGGGCCTTGTTCGCCATCGCTCACAAGCTGGCTGATGGTGATTGCTTGGTGTTTCAGCTAGTTCAGAGGACAAAGTTCAAG ATGCAGGTCTACATTATTAGAGCAAGTTCCTACTACGAAAAGGACAATTGTTGA